A stretch of the Melitaea cinxia chromosome 14, ilMelCinx1.1, whole genome shotgun sequence genome encodes the following:
- the LOC123659747 gene encoding U6 snRNA phosphodiesterase — MSALNLLCDYGSDDTSDESDKDISIPLKKPKLPTPNLSGVSTVVLSEEHIDDPSLHNGRIRTFSHVRGNWATFVYIEYPKKDKLLKIIDLLHTVLTTIDESCIVCENVHISLSKTFVLRYHMIKPLTTSLQEVLSNIESFDLNFDSVEVYCNEEKTRTFLALGVDAMSHEYLINIVEKIDNILGDFKLPKFYENPLFHMSILSINGNKKELILKNLQYLNEIFNHQKNKILNPVNIIKVNCKSGNKVYQYCFK; from the exons ATGTCTGCATTGAATCTCCTTTGTGATTACGGAAGCGACGATACTTCAGACGAAAGTGATAAAGACATTTCTATACCTTTGAAAAA GCCAAAACTGCCAACACCAAATCTAAGTGGAGTCAGCACTGTGGTGTTATCTGAAGAACATATTGACGATCCATCACTCCACAATGGTCGTATTCGCACTTTTTCACATGTAAGAGGAAATTGGGCAACATTTGTCTACATTGAAT atccaaaaaaagataaattgttgaaaattatagatttattaCATACTGTATTGACAACTATTGACGAGTCATGTATTGTATGTGAAAACGTCCACATAAGTCTGTCTAAGACATTTGTTCTAAGGTATCACATGATAAAACCACTCACAACATCATTACAGGAAGTATTGAGCAATATCGAAAG TTTTGACTTGAACTTTGATTCCGTCGAAGTATATTGTAATGAAGAAAAAACCCGTACTTTTCTTGCTCTTGGAGTAGATGCTATGAGTCACGAATATTTGATCAATATAGTTGAAAAAATAGATAACATATTAGGTGACTTTAAACTACCAAAGTTTTATGAG aaCCCATTATTTCATATGAGTATTTTGAGtattaatggaaataaaaaggaattgattttgaaaaacttacaatatttaaatgaaatttttaatcatcagaaaaacaaaatactcaaccctgtaaatattataaaagtgaaCTGTAAAAGTGGAAATAAAGTTTATCaatactgttttaaataa
- the LOC123659743 gene encoding zinc finger CCCH domain-containing protein 3 encodes MDGNLNKKVYLNPNFKGPLINNSWPFIHPNVQNLYQCFPQQMQNDMLFVENNSNRRIYVNPNFKQVKHENRANSTFQETNIKAESMKSSPKLISTSKYSLVANVTKNVISQRNNYREDRQYNSMYTTQKTDISNQSINTQKVLHDKYQNGVPIVKSRYTIVRKNKDLSNIKAENKLENLKEKISSSLNETPNKSLSVGTCNNNVNHSIKNHEYVRSENKPSEKITKIKISKYKTVPITYLKKNLSVIKAKELKSNPTVLQTKNTAKFNKLEFSLNNNRYKLIRPSSKPLTHLNSPKAFIQALNKNDPSKIKLLRANFKVNNIPCRLFTKYGKCLRKDYGKCEFLHDKKHVSLCRKFLKGICHDSNCTLSHELTANKMPTCFFYLKGVCTKENCPYVHVKLSEKIKMCPNFLRGYCEKGDTCKLRHVKVNQPKLLSINSRNKIQNKIIKLKKGKPKGSIQSKRLTLCSDSTNINTQNDDQSNVECRYYKESSFSSSNEISNIKPTRCKIGTLPSFIEL; translated from the coding sequence atggatgggaatttaaataaaaaagtgtatttaaatCCAAATTTTAAAGGACCTCTAATAAACAACAGTTGGCCCTTTATACATCCTAATGTTCAAAATTTGTATCAATGTTTTCCACAGCAAATGCAAAATGATATGTTATTTGTAGAAAATAACTCTAATAGGCGGATTTATGTTAATCCAAATTTTAAACAAGTCAAGCATGAAAATCGGGCAAACTCAACATTCCAGGAAACAAATATAAAAGCTGAGAGTATGAAGTCTTCTCCAAAATTAATATCTACATCAAAATACTCATTAGTAgcaaatgtaactaaaaatgtaattaGCCAAAGAAATAACTACAGGGAAGATAGACAATACAATAGTATGTATACCACACAAAAGACAGACATAAGCAATCAAAGTATTAATACACAAAAAGTactacatgataaatatcaaaatGGAGTACCGATTGTTAAGTCTCGTTACACCATTGTTAGAAAGAATAAagatttatcaaatattaaagcAGAAAATAAACTTgagaatttaaaagaaaagataaGTTCCAGTTTAAATGAAACTCCAAATAAAAGTTTGAGTGTTGGCACATGTAATAATAATGTCAATCATAGTATAAAAAATCATGAATATGTTAGATCTGAGAACAAGCCCTCagagaaaataacaaaaatcaaaataagcAAGTATAAAACAGTACCTATAACATACTTGAAGAAAAACCTTTCAGTAATCAAGGCTAAGGAGCTTAAATCAAACCCCACAGTTTTGCAGACAAAAAATACTGCAAAATTCAATAAGCTTGAATTTTCtttgaataataatagatataaacTGATACGACCTAGTTCAAAACCCCTTACACATCTTAATTCTCCGAAAGCGTTTATTcaagctttaaataaaaatgatcctagtaaaataaaattgttaaggGCAAATTTCAAAGTTAATAATATTCCTTGTCGATTATTTACCAAATACGGAAAATGTCTAAGAAAAGATTATGGAAAATGTGAATTTCTCCATGACAAGAAACATGTATCATTATGTAGAAAATTCTTAAAAGGAATATGTCACGACAGTAATTGTACACTTTCACACGAGTTAACAGCTAATAAGATGCCTAcgtgtttcttttatttaaaggGTGTTtgtactaaagaaaactgccCTTATGTGCATGTTAAATTAagtgaaaaaatcaaaatgtGCCCCAACTTCTTGAGGGGGTACTGTGAAAAAGGTGACACATGCAAATTAAGACATGTGAAAGTAAATCAGCCTAAATTGTTATCGATTAATTCacgtaataaaatacaaaacaaaattataaaattaaaaaaagggaaACCAAAAGGTAGTATTCAAAGTAAAAGGTTAACATTGTGTAGTGATAGTACTAACATTAACACACAAAATGACGATCAGAGTAATGTCGAGTGTAGGTATTACAAAGAATCATCTTTTTCCTCTTCTAACGAAATTAGCAATATAAAACCAACTAGATGTAAGATAGGTACTTTGCCTTCGTTCATAGAgttgtaa